Sequence from the Angustibacter luteus genome:
CGTAGTCGGCAAACTCGGCGCTGGCCGTCCGGGCCTGCTGCTCCTGCTCGGCCGTGCGGTCCACCTCGTACATCTTCACGATGGCCTGCGACCAGGGCCGCAGCAGGTGCTGGTCCGCGGCGGGCCAGCCGAGCAGCTCGGCGATCACCAGCACCGGCAGGGGCTCGGCGTAGTCGGCGAGCACGTCGAACGACCCGCCTGCGGACTGCGTCTGCTCGCACTCGTCGAGCAGGCCCTCGGCGAGCTCGAGCACCCGCGGCCGCAGCCGCTCCACGTGCCCACGCCCGAACGCGCCGGCGACCAGCCGGCGCAGCCGCGTGTGCTTGGGCGGTTCGCTGTCCAGGATCGAGTCCGCGTGCAGCCAGTTGAACGTCGCCCAGTCACCCTCGGGCGCGCGCGGACGGAAGATCCGGCCCAGCCGGCGGTCGCGCAGCACCACGTCGCAGGCCCGGTGCGAGGTGGCCACCGCGACGCCGAGCGGCTCGTGCCAGGCCAGCGGCGCCTGCTCCCGAGCGCGGGCGAAGCCGGGGTAGGGGTCGCGGACGAAGTTGGGGTCGGAGAGGTCGAAGGACCTGTCCAGCAACGGGATCCGGCTCACGGGGCCTCCATCCAGCGACCCTGGTCGCCGTCCCCCGCGGCGGCCCGCGCGAGCCGCGCCCGGGCCGCCTGGGCGACCAGCAGGTCCGCGGCGTCCTGGGACTCGAGGTGGGCGACCGCGGGGTGCACCGGCCCGCTCGTCGAGTGCATGTGGAACGAGGCGACCCCGAGCCGGCGCTGCAGGGGTCCCTGGCTCACGCCGAGGCTCTGCGTGCGGGCGTGCGGGACGACGTCCAGCTCGCGGTGCCAGCGGCCACGGCGCAGCAGCACGACGTCGTCGAGCACGTTGACCCCGTGCCGCCGCCAGCTCACCGGGTCCAGCCAGCGAGCCGCGCGTGGTGCGACGACGAAACCGGCCTCGGTCGTCGTCCCGGTCAGGCCCGCCGAGAGCGCCTGCGGCGTCGGGCCGTCCTCGTCGTGCGGGTCCAGCGCCGGCACGGCCAGCCGCAGCACCAGGAGCGCCTCGGCGCGCGAACCGACGACCAGCAGCACGTTCTCCTGCTCGGCGGAGTCGTGCCCGGAGTCGCCGTACCCGGCAACGTTCACCGTGAGGCTCCACCAGTCCAGGCGCCGCCACAGCAAGGGCTGGCGCATCTGGATCGCCTGCACCCGACCCGGCGGAACCGTCTGGGCGCGGGTGGTGAGCAGCCCGTGGTGCAGCCGGATCCCGTCGGGCGACGTCGCGACCCGGAACCCGAACGTGGAGCTGAACCGGGTCCACTGCGCGCCGACCAGACCGATGAACGCGGACGCGATGATCGCGAGCACGCTGATCCGTCCGGTGACCGCCACGAGGACGGCGCCGGCCAGGATCGCGATGACCAGGAAGCCGGTCGAGTAGGTCAGCGCCAGCGAGGCGATCACCCGGCCGACCGGCACGGCGATGAGCTCGTGCTCCGGCGCGACCGGCGCGACCTCGCCCTCGTACCGGACGCCTGCCGCGCGGGCGAGCAGCACGTTGCGCAGCTCCTCGGCATCGGACTCGCGCAGCAGGGTCAGCACGATCGCCGAGTCCTTGCCGCCGGCCACCTCGAGCCGCAGCTCGGCCAGCCCGAGGAACCGCCCGAGCAGCGGCCGGACCACGTCGACCGCCTGCAGGCGGTCCAGCCGGGCGTGCCGTTGCTGGCGGAACAGCACGCCGTAGTGCAGCCGCAGGGTGTCCTCGTCGACCTGGTAGGCCGCCCGCCGCCACGCGACGAAGCCGTAGAGGGCCGCGACGAGGGCGATGACCACCAAGCCACCCAGGGTGACCAACGCCTCCTGCCGCGACGGCAGGTTCCCGGAGAACAGCACCTCGCCGCGTTGCTGGGCGACCAGGGCGAGGACGACGGCGACGACCTTCCAGCCGCGCGCCAACGGAGTCAGCGGGTGCAGCCGCCGCCACCCGTCGTCCGGGTCGAGGGGACTGCGCGGATCGCTCACAAGCCGGCCAGCCGGGCCTCGCCGCGGCTGGCGAGGCGGTCGCGCAGCCGCGCCGCCTCGTCCGGCACCAACCCGTCGATGTGCGCGTCCGTTCCCGGTGAGGCGGTGTGCAGCTGGACGGCGGAGTAGCCCAGCAGGCGCGCGAGCGGGCCGGCCTGGACGTCCACGAACTGCATGCGCCCGTAGGGGACGACGACGATGCTGCGGAACATCACGCCCCGCCGGACCAGCAGGTCGTCCTCGCGCTCGGCGTAGCCGGTGGCCCGGACCTGGCGCCCGAACAGCCAGGACGACCAGCCGAGGGCGACGACCGGCAGGAGGAGCAGCGCGTACACCCAGGCCGTGCTGGTCAGGACCGCGACCAGCGCGACCACGATCGCGACCACGAGGCAGCAGGCGGCCGCGATCAGCCGCCGTCCGGTGGCGAGGCGGTCCGAGACCGGTCGCCATTCCACGTCGTCCGGGGTGAAGGGCTCGTCATGCAGGGGCACCTCGTCATGCTGGCACACTGCGCGCCACCCGGAGTGGCAGACTCGGTCCCGTGACGACGCCGACCACCGCGCAGCCGGGGCGCGAGCTGACCGTCGGGGTGGGCGCGGGCGGGCTCGCCACCGCGGACATGGTGCTCAACATCGGCCCGCAGCACCCGGCGACGCACGGCGTGCTGCGGCTGCGGCTGGTCGTGGACGGCGAGCGGATCGTCTCGGCCGACCCGGTCGTCGGCTACATGCACCGCGGCGCCGAGAAGCTCTTCGAGGTGCGCGACTACCGGCAGATCGTCGTCCTGGCGAACCGGCACGACTGGCTGTCCGCCTTCTCCAACGAGCTGGGCGTCGTCCTGGGCGTCGAGAAGATGCTCGGCATGGAGGTGCCCGAACGGGCGGTCTGGGCCCGCACCTTGCTCGCCGAGCTGAACCGGGTGCTCAACCACCTGATGTTCCTCGGCGCCTACCCGCTCGAGCTCGGCGCGATCACCCCGATCTTCTACGCGTTCCGCGAGCGCGAGGAGCTGCAGGCGGTGATGGAGGAGATCAGCGGCGGCCGGATGCACTACATGTTCAACCGGGTCGGCGGGCTGAAGGAGGACCTGCCGGCCGGCTGGCTGACTCGGGTGCTGGCGTCGGTCGCCGCGGTGCGCCGGCGGATGCCGGACCTCGAGGGGATGATCGTCGGCAACGAGATCCTGCGCGCCCGCACGGTGGGGGTGGGCGTGCTGCAGCACGAGGTGGCGGCGTCGTACGGGGTGAGCGGTCCGATCGCGCGGGCCGGCGGGCTCGACCTGGACCTGCGGCGCGACGAGCCCTACCTGGCGTACGGGGAGCTGTTCGGGCCGGGTGGGCCGGGTCGGGTGGTGACCCGGACGGCCGGTGACGCGCTGGCCCGGCTGGAGTGCCTGCTGGAGCAGGTGCACGTGTCGCTCGACCTGGTCGTGGCGTGCGTCGAGCGGTTGCGCTCGCTGCCGGCCGGTCCGGTGAACCAGCGGCTGCCCAAGGTGCTGCGGGTCCCCGAGGGACACGCCTACACCTGGACCGAGA
This genomic interval carries:
- a CDS encoding PH domain-containing protein, which encodes MPLHDEPFTPDDVEWRPVSDRLATGRRLIAAACCLVVAIVVALVAVLTSTAWVYALLLLPVVALGWSSWLFGRQVRATGYAEREDDLLVRRGVMFRSIVVVPYGRMQFVDVQAGPLARLLGYSAVQLHTASPGTDAHIDGLVPDEAARLRDRLASRGEARLAGL
- a CDS encoding PH domain-containing protein, which gives rise to MSDPRSPLDPDDGWRRLHPLTPLARGWKVVAVVLALVAQQRGEVLFSGNLPSRQEALVTLGGLVVIALVAALYGFVAWRRAAYQVDEDTLRLHYGVLFRQQRHARLDRLQAVDVVRPLLGRFLGLAELRLEVAGGKDSAIVLTLLRESDAEELRNVLLARAAGVRYEGEVAPVAPEHELIAVPVGRVIASLALTYSTGFLVIAILAGAVLVAVTGRISVLAIIASAFIGLVGAQWTRFSSTFGFRVATSPDGIRLHHGLLTTRAQTVPPGRVQAIQMRQPLLWRRLDWWSLTVNVAGYGDSGHDSAEQENVLLVVGSRAEALLVLRLAVPALDPHDEDGPTPQALSAGLTGTTTEAGFVVAPRAARWLDPVSWRRHGVNVLDDVVLLRRGRWHRELDVVPHARTQSLGVSQGPLQRRLGVASFHMHSTSGPVHPAVAHLESQDAADLLVAQAARARLARAAAGDGDQGRWMEAP
- a CDS encoding NADH-quinone oxidoreductase subunit D codes for the protein MVLNIGPQHPATHGVLRLRLVVDGERIVSADPVVGYMHRGAEKLFEVRDYRQIVVLANRHDWLSAFSNELGVVLGVEKMLGMEVPERAVWARTLLAELNRVLNHLMFLGAYPLELGAITPIFYAFREREELQAVMEEISGGRMHYMFNRVGGLKEDLPAGWLTRVLASVAAVRRRMPDLEGMIVGNEILRARTVGVGVLQHEVAASYGVSGPIARAGGLDLDLRRDEPYLAYGELFGPGGPGRVVTRTAGDALARLECLLEQVHVSLDLVVACVERLRSLPAGPVNQRLPKVLRVPEGHAYTWTENPLGLNGYYLVSRGDKVPYRLKLRSASFGNVQVLSRLLPGCLISDMVAVLGSMFFVVGDVDK